One Portunus trituberculatus isolate SZX2019 chromosome 7, ASM1759143v1, whole genome shotgun sequence genomic window carries:
- the LOC123498041 gene encoding putative protein TPRXL isoform X1, with amino-acid sequence MDPGAPWKIGKKEQQVWVEEEEGGVSGVEKLRGYYDEARNKLKSYLGREDAMGSGSSSPRPQAGVGVVEGGVGGTVFQQRPAHCRLEGRTDVDSGEEFTDISYSDLGFIITPNPKKLTINNNYKTSVDGTSTSSTTSSSTSSSSSSDPSQASLPTSPTPTPSEAGYMDHQDCDPVSSTVESGNTTHSSTTPSPCSTSSPSTTSHPSLQHRASSSSFTIPGAPSPSCTSPKNLDDLKLEEITS; translated from the exons ATGGACCCCGGGGCGCCTTGGAAGATCGGGAAGAAAGAGCAGcaagtgtgggtggaggaggaggaagggggcgtGTCCGGAGTGGAGAAACTGAGAGGCTATTATGATGAAGCAAGGAATAAGCTGAAGAGTTACTTGGGTAGGGAAGACG CAATGGGGAGTGGCAGCAGTAGCCCACGACCGCAGGCTGGTGTGGGCGTGGTGGAGGGCGGTGTGGGCGGAACAGTCTTCCAGCAACGCCCCGCCCACTGCCGcttggaaggaaggacggatgtTGATAGTGGCGAGGAATTCACTGATATATCCTACTCTGACCTTGGCTTCATTATCACTCCAAAt cccaagaagttgACCATAAACAATAACTACAAGACGAGTGTGGATggcacttccacctcctccactacttcctcctccacctcctcctcctcctcttcagatcCCTCCCAGGCCTCGCTTCCCACCTCCCCTACGCCTACGCCCTCGGAG GCTGGCTATATGGACCACCAGGACTGTGATCCGGTAAGCAGCACAGTGGAGTCTGGAAACACCACTCATTCTTCCACCACCCCTTCaccctgctccacctcctcGCCATCCACCACCAGCCACCCTTCCCTGCAGCACCGGGCCAGCTCCAGCAGCTTCACCATCCCAGGGGCGCCCTCACCCTCCTGCACCTCGCCCAAAAACCTTGATGACCTGAAATTGGAGGAGATTACGTCTTAG
- the LOC123498041 gene encoding cell wall integrity and stress response component 2-like isoform X2 yields the protein MDPGAPWKIGKKEQQVWVEEEEGGVSGVEKLRGYYDEARNKLKSYLAMGSGSSSPRPQAGVGVVEGGVGGTVFQQRPAHCRLEGRTDVDSGEEFTDISYSDLGFIITPNPKKLTINNNYKTSVDGTSTSSTTSSSTSSSSSSDPSQASLPTSPTPTPSEAGYMDHQDCDPVSSTVESGNTTHSSTTPSPCSTSSPSTTSHPSLQHRASSSSFTIPGAPSPSCTSPKNLDDLKLEEITS from the exons ATGGACCCCGGGGCGCCTTGGAAGATCGGGAAGAAAGAGCAGcaagtgtgggtggaggaggaggaagggggcgtGTCCGGAGTGGAGAAACTGAGAGGCTATTATGATGAAGCAAGGAATAAGCTGAAGAGTTACTTGG CAATGGGGAGTGGCAGCAGTAGCCCACGACCGCAGGCTGGTGTGGGCGTGGTGGAGGGCGGTGTGGGCGGAACAGTCTTCCAGCAACGCCCCGCCCACTGCCGcttggaaggaaggacggatgtTGATAGTGGCGAGGAATTCACTGATATATCCTACTCTGACCTTGGCTTCATTATCACTCCAAAt cccaagaagttgACCATAAACAATAACTACAAGACGAGTGTGGATggcacttccacctcctccactacttcctcctccacctcctcctcctcctcttcagatcCCTCCCAGGCCTCGCTTCCCACCTCCCCTACGCCTACGCCCTCGGAG GCTGGCTATATGGACCACCAGGACTGTGATCCGGTAAGCAGCACAGTGGAGTCTGGAAACACCACTCATTCTTCCACCACCCCTTCaccctgctccacctcctcGCCATCCACCACCAGCCACCCTTCCCTGCAGCACCGGGCCAGCTCCAGCAGCTTCACCATCCCAGGGGCGCCCTCACCCTCCTGCACCTCGCCCAAAAACCTTGATGACCTGAAATTGGAGGAGATTACGTCTTAG